One Microbacter margulisiae genomic window carries:
- a CDS encoding IS4 family transposase, which translates to MHPNKSIKNITVKELLSVIPDEKISTLAANTHVDYCTKVLYGRSMFYMILYSLLESDRTSLRTMEDIFNSVKFKFLFNLDQSKTVRYSSISERLSIMDVSFFEKLFEHFYNQLSQLYSQQELDKYNLVRVDSTMVAETSSRLSQGMRVGKIGNKKVTKKQAKFTVAFEGILPCNVELFLDQSQLNECLTIPQVIKDHAHKYKQQVYVFDRGVNKRSVFDELQSDTIDFVTRLNPGASYQSVEVLEQGDRLIGDLKLLKDEIVYLYTRVNNRKTRELTRETFRLITTENKDGETLLFLTNLKGETAENITALYRKRWDIEVFFRFIKQELNFSHFMSTNENGIKIILYMTLILSMLLLIYKRLNNVGYKTAKRRFGIELDELIIALIVRFCGGDPSLVFR; encoded by the coding sequence ATGCACCCAAATAAGTCAATTAAAAACATAACAGTAAAAGAACTGTTGAGTGTTATCCCTGATGAGAAAATAAGTACGTTGGCCGCCAATACCCACGTGGATTATTGCACAAAGGTTTTGTATGGACGTTCCATGTTTTACATGATCCTCTATTCCTTATTAGAGTCTGATCGTACCAGTTTGCGTACAATGGAGGATATCTTTAATAGCGTAAAATTTAAATTTTTATTCAATCTGGATCAAAGCAAAACCGTCCGTTATAGTTCTATCTCGGAGCGATTATCAATAATGGACGTTAGCTTCTTTGAAAAACTGTTCGAGCATTTTTATAATCAGCTTAGTCAATTATATTCTCAGCAAGAACTTGATAAATATAATCTTGTCCGGGTTGATTCAACAATGGTTGCTGAAACTTCATCCCGTCTGTCACAAGGAATGAGAGTTGGTAAAATCGGGAACAAGAAAGTTACAAAAAAACAAGCCAAGTTTACAGTTGCATTTGAGGGCATACTTCCCTGTAATGTGGAACTGTTTTTAGATCAAAGTCAACTCAATGAATGCCTTACTATTCCACAGGTTATAAAAGATCATGCACACAAATACAAGCAACAGGTTTATGTATTTGACCGTGGAGTCAATAAACGAAGTGTTTTCGATGAACTCCAAAGTGATACTATTGATTTTGTTACCCGTTTGAATCCAGGTGCTTCGTATCAAAGTGTAGAAGTTCTTGAACAAGGCGACAGATTAATCGGAGATTTGAAATTACTTAAAGATGAAATCGTTTATCTGTATACTCGGGTCAATAATAGAAAAACCAGAGAATTGACCAGGGAAACCTTCAGACTGATAACTACCGAAAACAAGGATGGAGAAACCCTCTTGTTTCTGACCAATCTGAAAGGGGAAACAGCTGAGAATATAACTGCTTTATACCGCAAACGCTGGGATATTGAAGTATTCTTCCGTTTTATAAAACAAGAATTGAACTTCAGCCACTTTATGTCAACCAATGAAAACGGAATAAAGATTATTCTCTATATGACTTTAATTCTATCCATGTTGTTGTTGATTTACAAGCGATTGAATAATGTCGGTTATAAAACAGCCAAAAGACGATTTGGCATTGAACTGGATGAATTGATTATAGCCTTGATTGTCCGTTTTTGTGGCGGTGATCCATCGCTGGTATTCCGTTAA
- a CDS encoding transposase — protein MDSIDLSSFGFRHVVLCEEGRPPYHPAVLMKLYLYGYRYGIRSSRKLEREAKLNLEVRWLLCEQTPSARTICLFRKEYAEGFQAIFRKFVFLLKQLGLVEGKTIAIDSFKVWAQNSLKNNYNQKKIERQLEYIDGRIAEFTNALDAADSQEQKTALKDKIAVQEGRKQKCQAIETELKETGKDQISTTGEDAQSVVLQRGITVVGYNIQASVDAKNKLITNFETGSVKDTNALAW, from the coding sequence GTGGACAGCATTGATCTGTCCAGTTTTGGGTTCCGGCATGTAGTTCTTTGCGAAGAAGGACGTCCGCCCTATCATCCTGCCGTTTTGATGAAATTATATCTTTACGGTTACAGATACGGGATACGTTCATCACGAAAGCTCGAACGGGAGGCCAAACTCAACCTGGAAGTGCGCTGGTTGTTGTGTGAACAAACGCCTTCGGCACGTACCATTTGTTTATTCCGGAAAGAGTACGCTGAAGGGTTTCAGGCAATCTTCCGTAAGTTTGTATTCCTGCTCAAGCAACTAGGATTGGTGGAAGGAAAAACCATTGCCATTGATTCGTTTAAGGTGTGGGCGCAGAACTCGCTTAAGAACAATTACAACCAGAAAAAGATAGAGCGACAACTGGAATATATTGATGGTCGCATTGCCGAGTTTACCAATGCACTGGATGCGGCTGATTCGCAGGAACAAAAAACGGCGTTGAAGGATAAAATAGCCGTACAGGAAGGCCGGAAGCAAAAATGCCAGGCCATAGAAACGGAGCTGAAAGAAACAGGTAAAGACCAGATCAGTACTACGGGCGAAGATGCGCAGTCGGTGGTGCTGCAACGGGGAATAACCGTAGTAGGGTACAATATACAGGCATCGGTGGATGCCAAAAACAAGTTGATTACTAATTTTGAAACCGGCAGTGTAAAAGATACCAATGCATTAGCTTGGTAG
- a CDS encoding transposase, producing the protein MSIFRTLVYNNPGQCRTCGLHGQCTKSKTNGRNIDRSEFSAEMEQNNRRVKQNLAEHPWGTLKRQRGFDYVLTRGKKKVLGEVGLVFIGYNLSRLEKIEGGINALKEFIMQMMALLYPKRACLKTI; encoded by the coding sequence ATATCAATCTTCCGAACACTCGTATATAATAATCCGGGGCAATGCAGAACATGTGGGTTGCATGGTCAATGTACTAAAAGCAAAACAAACGGACGGAACATTGACCGCAGTGAGTTTTCCGCCGAAATGGAACAAAACAACCGCAGGGTAAAACAGAACCTGGCCGAGCATCCATGGGGAACGCTTAAACGGCAACGGGGATTTGATTATGTGTTGACACGGGGAAAGAAAAAAGTTTTGGGTGAGGTTGGTTTGGTGTTTATTGGCTACAACCTGAGCCGATTGGAGAAGATTGAAGGAGGGATAAATGCCCTGAAAGAATTCATTATGCAAATGATGGCTTTGCTTTACCCGAAACGGGCTTGTTTAAAGACTATTTGA